TTCTCGCTGGCGACGCTGCGCCGGATCGAGGCCGGCTTCGTCGCGGTCATCCTGGTCGAGTGGGTCGCGGTGCTGCTCATCGACCAGACGGTGGTCGCCGAACTCGTGAAGGGGGTCGGCAGCGTCGCGTTCGCGGCCTACGGGCTGGTGTTCGCCGAGAAGCTGGAGTCGATGGCCAGGGGCACCAGCCTCGACACGCTCCGCCGCCACCTGATGCCGGTGCTGGCGGCGCTCGGCGGGCTCGGGCTGGCGGACCTCGGGGCCGCCGCGGGGATCAGCCCAGTGGTCGCCGGGGCGGTCGAGAACGTCTTCCTCGTCCTGGTCGCGGGCTTTCTCATCACCGCGACCATCCGGCTCCAGCAGAACGTCGAGGGGCTGTCGGCCTGACCAGCGCATCCGACGCCGCCTCCGCCTTTCCTCCGCGCCCGCAGTGGCCGAACGCGTCGGAAATCATTAGTATCACCCCGTAGTCTTGCCGCCGGGGGTTACCAATGGGAGCAAACGACGACACGTTTTCGAGGCGCAGGTATCTGAAGGCGACGGGCGCGGCGGGCGCCGCGGGACTCGGGAGCCTGACCGGCTACCTCGACGCACAGAACAATCCGCTCGAAGTACAGCACTGGTGGACCGGCGGGGACGGCGGGCGGGCCATCAGCGCGCTGTTCGAGGGGTTCCGCGAGCAGTACCCCGACGTCCAGGTCAACGAGAACCCGGTGGCGGGCGGCGCGGGCCAGAACCTCCACACCGTCATCAAGAAGCGGGTGCTGAACAACAACCCGCCGAGCACCTGGCAGGACTGGCCGGGCCAGAACCTCACGCCGTACACGGACGCTGGCGTCCTCGAGGACATCGAGGAGTCGGTGTGGGACCAGAACGACATGAAGTCGGCGTACCTGGAGGGGCCCAAGCAGGTCGCCCAGCCGGCGGGCAACTACGTGACGGTCCCGCTCAACATCCACCGGCTCAACAACCTGTTCTACAACGTCGAGGTCGTCGAGCAGGCCGGCGTCGACCCGACGTCGTTCTCGTCGCCGAGCGACCTGCTGGCGGCGCTGGAGACCGTCGAGGCCGAGACCGACGCCGCGGGGATGGCCCACCAGACCCAGTCGCCGTGGTCGACGCTCCAGCTGTGGGAGACCGAGCTGCTGGCCCGCCACGGCCAGCAGACCTACGAGCAGTTCGCGAACGGTAACGTCGGCGCGGTCGAGAGCCAGGTGAAGGACGCGCTGGAGGCGGTCAAGGGGTACCGCCAGTACTTCAACGACGACGCCGGGTCGGTCG
This region of Halorussus rarus genomic DNA includes:
- a CDS encoding ABC transporter substrate-binding protein, with product MGANDDTFSRRRYLKATGAAGAAGLGSLTGYLDAQNNPLEVQHWWTGGDGGRAISALFEGFREQYPDVQVNENPVAGGAGQNLHTVIKKRVLNNNPPSTWQDWPGQNLTPYTDAGVLEDIEESVWDQNDMKSAYLEGPKQVAQPAGNYVTVPLNIHRLNNLFYNVEVVEQAGVDPTSFSSPSDLLAALETVEAETDAAGMAHQTQSPWSTLQLWETELLARHGQQTYEQFANGNVGAVESQVKDALEAVKGYRQYFNDDAGSVDWTQANSKVVNGGAAFIHQGDWAAGMYRGQDGFEYEQHWNQVTYPGTSGMYSLVIDSFPFPKNNPSPDATTKFLRYVGSVDGQRRFNPLKGSIPPRTDVPRDAFGPFLRSQMDDFQNAQTQPPSTAHGLAVTPEQLTNLEGAISTFNSSWNVQRTFDQLQQAFQ